TGGTGATTTATTACTGATTGTGATGGTTAAGATTTGAGATTTGTATTTTGTACTGCTCTGTATTTCTTTTTTTATTCCTGCATACTGCTTTTAAAATACCTAAATTAGCTTTGTTAAGCAAACAAATGAATCATATTGGACAGTTCCAATAAGGTTTTGTCGCTTTCAATTCCATTGAAAAACAATGAAAATCTTTGACAATAAGTCAATATTTTTTAGATGATGACGAATTATTTTATTATAATACTATTCATATGTTTGACAAATATTTGTATTTACTCTATGGTATAGCGGTTTTAAATAAATTGTCATCTTATTAATGTATGCCAGGTGTTTCTATGCTCCATTGGTTCTTGTTAGCCGGCAATGAGACTGAGAAATTGAAAACGAAATTCATCAGTTATTATTCCGACCATAATTCTCCTAAGGGTATCGCATTATGGAAGTGGAAAAAAACATGTTGGATATGCGCGCCGGCAGACTTCAAGCAAGATATTCTTGCTGCATTTGTAAAATATGGAATAATTGAATTCTCTTCTGCGCCCTCTCCATCAGACATAGAATTTTTGTACGGCGACGATCAATCTCTTAACTCTCTGTCATAGACATTAAACTCATCAGAGGACTAATCACAACTTCACCTTTCTTGCTCCTCTCAACTTTTTTCACTACAATAATTTAGAAAATGAAGCGGTGACAGATAGTTCAGGATGCCTCAAGCACACAAGAAACATACTCCACCTCCTTCTCCGATTTCAACTCCCAAAGCATTGAGTGCACTCGAGCAAAGGCGATTTGAATCGCGTAAAGAGGATTCCACACTCATCCAGCAAGCGCTTGCTGGCGAGCAGAATGCATTTCGTAAACTCCGGCTCAAATACTATTCGCCAATCTTCAAACTCATCAACCGAATGATACGCAGCCGCGAGGAAGTAGAAGATCTGACGCAGGAAGCGTTCATAAAAGCATTTACTTCGCTCGCCAGTTTCAATGAAGAATACTCCTTCTCAACTTGGCTTTATAAAATAGCAACGAACAACGCAATTGACCACGTCCGGAAACGAAAACTTCAGACGTTTTCCATCAACAAACCTATTGAATCAGAAGAAAGCGATTATTCGTTTGAGCTGCCGGACACAGATCCGGAGCCGGATCAAGAACTTATTGCCACCCAACGGAAGAAGATGTTAGACGATGCAATGGATTCGCTGCCGGCAAAGTATAGACAGGTAATTCTTATGCGCCACGTAGACGAAAAAGAATACCAAGAAATTGCCAAAACATTGAAACTTCCGCTTGGAACAGTAAAGGCACACATCTTTCGCGCCCGCGAACTCCTCTATAAACAACTCCGCGACAAAATGCGTCATTATTGAGATTCCGTGCAACTTCTTCCGCGGTAACTACGTAATATCAAGAGGTATAGGGGTATCTCATGAAAAACTCTATGAAATTTCTGTTGTTTCTTCTCGTTGGCGCTGTTTGCACTATCGCGGCGTTTGCTCGTACTCTTGAAAACAAACATCGTGAATTCAGCCCCACGAAAGAGAAAGAGCTGCGGGTTATTCTTGATGTTTCGTTCGGAAGTATTTCTATTCAACGAGGCGAACACGATAAAATTGCATCCGTTGATTACAGTGAAGAAGAAGATGCCAAACAAAAATTATACATTTCTTACGATATCTCTAACGAAACCGGCACGTTGTATATCAAACTAAAGGAATCCACACACTTCTGGGGCGACGATGACGACCGGAACGGTCATAATCGCCATCTCGATATTAAATTGGGCAGTACCGTTCCGATTTCTTTTGAATTAGAACTTGGAGCAGGAAATGGCGATATCGACTTAACCGACTTGCAGGTGAAAGACGTAAAAATATCGACAGGCGCCAGTAGTGTGACAATGAAATGCAGCAAGCCAAATCCGATTTCCGCAGACGATATCTCCATTGAATCGGGTGTGAGTAAATTCACGGCAACAAATCTTAGCAATTTGAATTTCCGCAATCTGAAATTTAGCGGCGGTGTAGGTTCCTATAAACTTGATTTCGACGGTAAACTGAGACAAAGCGCCGAAGTGCAGATTGAAGTTGGGCTCGGCTCTATCAATGTCTATGTCCCCACTACTATTGCCGCCAAGTTAGTGTATGATGACAACTGGCTTTCGAGTTTCAAGCTTGATGATGATTTTGAAAAAACGCGAAGCGGTGTGTATGAAACGAGCGATTTTCAAGACGCATCCAAACGATTGACTATTCGAATGGAATCTGGTTTAGGCAGTGTGCGAGTGCAAAGAAAATAGATGCTGTCAATTGTCTTTTGAACCGGTTCTCTGGCAGGAAGTTTCTCCCCATTCCACTTTTTAAACCTTACGCTTGGCATTTATTCTTGTCATCTTTTTCACTCTTCTCATCGAAACGAGTGCATCATCTTTTGAATTTCGAGTGAAATGCATGGAACTTTATTTTTGAACCATAGGGTGGATAAACTGTCAATGGAGTGTCGCATATAAGTTCCTACCCTACTCCGAAGTGGAAGAATTGTCCCCACGAACGCGGATGGCTGACTTCACGTGTGCGAATAAGATTGAGGAGCGCTTGCCGGTACGCATCGCCGGGAGCGAGACCGTTGGCAAGATGTGTGAAGAAATATTCACTGAAAAATTTTGCCGATTTCCTATCTGCTGACCATGCATTTAAAAAAACATCAGGTGTTCCATTCAAACGAAGCAAGAGCGCATGGTCGGCAGAGAGTCCAATGCCTTGACCATATTGATTTGAGAGTGCTATCACAGGAATTGCTTCAAGTTCGCCGAGCTTTTCAAACGGAACGGCCGTAGATTGCTCCACCATCAAGCCACTTGAGAGAATAAAATTGCCAAGCGGAAATTCTGCGCTTTGCTGGCTGAATTCAGTTGAAATTTGCAAGATGTCGGCTTTAATGGATTTCAAATTATCCCACGATGTTTCTAATCCCACCATCACTCTTGCACCTTTGAAAAAGCTGCGGATGTCACGCAATTCGTAATCCACCGACCAGTTTTTACCTGTCGGATTACCGAATGCTACAATATCCTGCAAGCGAACCGAGGAAGTAGCACGATAGCGCAACGAAGCAAGTGACGGCACATAATCTACGCTCGTTAATTCAATAACATATTTTACATTTCCTTTTGTATCCTGCCGTTCTATCGCATGAAATGGAAAACCATCCATCTCACTATTAACAACAATGATAAGATTCTTTTCGAAGAGATCGTCCACCGGACGAAGGAGAATATCATACATCTGAGTAGATAGTCTTGCGAAGCGTGTCATGGAAGGCATGCTCGCTTCTCCAGCTTCACCGGAATACACATTTGGATCTTGAAGAAGCTGCCGGTATTCCGTCATCATCTGTAAAAGATCGTCGTGGCGAATGACCGAGGTACGGACAATGAGCTGTGACCGCGTGACAGCAAAGATATAGAGTAGATCATCTGTAGACAGAAATTCAATTGCCAGCGTGCCGCGCGGGATGCTCGCCTGCAATATCCTCGCATCTATAGGACTCGGCAGAACCAGCGTTTCGTAGTTTGCATGCTCGTCAATAACTTGCCGCGATTCTTTTCTGAGAGTTTGTTTTGCCGAACCAAGTTCAGCATGCAGTGCATTCAAATCATTACTGTCTGACGAATGTTTTGTGCTGGCAAGCCGTGCAGTATATTCAGCTTCAAGCATTCTTGCCTTATGAAGTTGCTCATGCACATTCCTTGTTCGTACTTTCACCTGTGTAGAGCGCAGTGAAATAGTAAGATTCTGAAATGTGCCTGCAAGTTGTTTCGTCCGTGCGTACTCAACAATCTTCAACGCTTCGTTTTGGCGCTGTAATTTAATAAGTAAGGCGCCTAAACATCCATACCAATCCTGATGCGATGGCAGCATGCCAAGAGCATTCTGGTACGGCATATGCAATTCTTCATTGGAATATTCCGCCAGTGCATTTTGATCAAGCGTCACTGCCTTCAAGAAATAATCGAGGGCTTTCACGAATTCTCCTGCGCGTTCATATTCTTTTCCAAGCTGAATGTACAGAAATCCTTCGCCGGCGATGTGACCGCATTCCAGAAATTTCTTTGCAAGTTGTTCGTACGACCGTCTCAGTTTCTCCCCATTCTGTGCGCGCTGATCCGGCGGCAGAGTGTTGAAATCACAGCGAACTAAGAAGAGAGAGAGGTAATTTTCTGCTATACGATCACCCTGTGAACGCGCAAGTTCCAACGCCTCACGATAATAACGTTTTGCTTCTGACAGGTTACTGCTCTGTTCATAAAGATGTCCAAGTTGGAAAAGGAGAACCGTTTGAACATCTTTACCAGCGCGCGCGCGGCGAAGTACATTAATAGCATCTCGGAAATCGCGGAGCGCACTGTTGATACTGTTTTGCGCAGTATGAAGAAGGCCGAGTTCCGCCTGCAGCCGGGCAATAAGCAATGGATTGCTTGTTTGACTGATTGATGAGACCGCTTGTGTAAGCGAGTTTGCCGCTTCCTCGTTTCGCTGCTGCATTCGGTAAATACATCCGATGCCACCCAGTGCAGCGGCAAGATGCTGACGATCGCCGCTTGCCTGTGAGAGCGTTAGTACACTTTTATACGCATTCAGTGCTTCATTCAGATCATCGCTTGTTTTCAAGATCGAAGCAAGTTTTAGTTCTGACTCGGCTCTGGCGTTCCTGTCATCAAACGCAGTCGCAGAGGCAACGGCGACACGATAATGGGCAATAGCTCGATCATTCATATGCATTGCAGCATAGAGGTCACCTTCGAGAAGTGCAAGTCGAACTTCACCGTGCACATCCCCTTCCTTGCGCATGAGCGCTGCGGCTTGTTCCGCTGCAGAAAATGCGGCACGGAATTCTCCTAAATTCAAATCGGTTTGGATAAGGAATGTAAGGGCTTCTATGAGTTGGTCATTCTTCTTGAGATCACGAAACGATCGAATGGCATCCTCTAACATCGGCTTTGCTTGTTTGAATGATTGTTCACTGATAAGCGCTACCGATTTTTCATACATTTCAGTAGGGTCGGTCGATGGGCGATCGCCGACATCACATGCAAGCAAAAGGAAGATGGCGAGAAGAAGAACAGGCGATATGCGTTTCACGATGGTTGAAATTCCCGACTCATGATGGAAGAAAGCACTAAATCAACTGGAACACGAGAAGAATATAACAAACTCCTACTTATGCTTCAACAAAAAGAATCATCGCTTGCCATTGTCATTTTTCACTACGCTGACTATATCATCTGCATTGTTGGATAAAATGCCATCAACGCGGCATGTTAGCATTCGCTGCGCGCCTTGTACTGAATTGAGTGTATAGACATATACCGCGATGCCATGCGTATGAGCGTCATTTAACATGTGGCGGTTTAATTCACGCGTGGCGCATTTAAATACTTTTGCCCCAACGCGTTCAGCAAGTTTCGATGGCGAGCGGCCAAAGTCATGCAAAAAATCAAAGAGCACGCCCGTCACTGCTGAAGATTTCATTCGCTTTATATTTGATAAAAGTTGATGATTAAAAGAGGAAAACATCACGCGGTCATCCATCCCGCATTGATGAACCACATCAAGCACTTTTTTTTCCAACAATCCGGATGGTTCCCTATACAGCAAATCTGATTTGATTTCTACATCTACCCAAAGCCGGCTTCCTACGTGCTGAAATACTTCTGCAAGTGTCGGAATTCGTTGTTCGGCAAACATCGGATGGAACCACGAGCCGGCATCAAGCTTGCGAATTTCTTCCAATGAATAGTTGCGTACAGGACCGTTGCCCGTGGACGTGCGTTGAAGCGTCCGGTCATGCAGAACGATAACTTCTTCCTCCTTTGTCAGGCGGACATCTAATTCAATCATATCAATACCGGGGACACCGGCAGCTTGTTCAAAAGAAGCGAGAGTGTTTTCCGGTGCCTTTGCCGAAATACCGCGGTGCGCAATAACATACGGTGGCGCACCCGGCAATGGTTTGGGCTGAAATGGTCTCATCTGGTTCTGTTTTTATACAGCGCATCGAGGATCAGTTTGTGTACATAGCCGATCTCGTCCATACCATTAATCGGAACAAGCCGGTCGGTTTCGCGATAATATTCGATGAGCGGTTTCGTCTGTTGCTGATAGACTTCAAGGCGCCTGCGAACTGGTTCCGGTTTATCATCATCCCGCTGATAGAGTTCACCACCGCATGACGGGCACTTTTTGAGATCGGCGCCGATGCGGGCAATTGTATAAATGCGGCCGCAGCCACGGCAAAGCCGCCGTTGATCAAGGCGGTTTATTATTTCTTCATTGTTCACTTCAAGACTGATTACAGAGTCAAGTTTAATTCCGATTTTTTCGAAAAGCACATCAAGGGCGCGTGCTTGCAGAAGCGTTCGAGGAAAACCATCCAGGATGAAGTTATCTCTCGCTTCATCAGACGTAAGCGTTTCTTCTATTAATCCGATGACAACATCGTCGGGAACAAGATTGCCGGCATCCATAAAAGATTTCGCTTTTACTCCAAGAGCAGTTTTGTTCTTCACCGCTTCACGCAGTAAATCACCGGTAGAGATATGTGCTGAGTGAAATTCTTCAACAAGTAATTTGGCTTGGGTACCTTTGCCCACGCCCGGAGGTCCAAAGAGAATGATCTTCATGAGTTCGTTCTTTATTCTTTTTTAATTTATGATAGGTACATGAATGTGCAATAAATATACGTGAAAATGTTTAGATTAAGAAAATTACAAAGAATGTACAGTTGCATTTGTTCTTAGAAAACAGCACCGAAGGTGAGCATCAATGTTGTCAATCCCGATTGACGTTCGATGCTTGGTGTGAGAATTATTAATGGCCCGTGCACGACACGCGTTCCTATTGATACACTTCCGCGAAGTGTGAATTTCCATCCGGAATCCGCCATTAACATGGATGCCCCAAGGGATGGTTGGAAAAAAAGAACCTTCCAATATCCAATCCTGCGCTGGATAGTCGCTCCCGCTGTGATTGCATTAATTTTCATATTATTGATGATCGATTGAAGGTGATATGTCAGTGCACCTGAATCGGGAACAGCATTGGTGGTCGTTGTCGTCATCGTGTAACCGCTATAGGCAAGGGATAGCCCAATGGTTGGTGCACCTTGGACATCTTCCTGCTTGATAGGATAAAAAGTAATGCTCGGCGAGAGAATTCCGTTTTGAAGCCTGTCACCATTTGTTTTCGAATATGTCAGATTCGCATTAATAAATCCGCGAAATGAGAACCCAGCATAGAGATTCAATCCATTTTCTTCACGATTTGTGCTCAAACCAATTCCACCGCCGTAACCGCTACGACCACGGAGAAGAAATTCACTTTGAGAAAAAGACCATTGAACTAGACCAAGTATGAGAAACAATGGAATGGAAAATCGTTTCATCTATAACAAACCTTCTGGGGTTTTTGGTTTATTCTTTGATTCAATCACAGCAAGCTGTCCACATGCAGCGTTGATATCCTGACCGGAGCTGCCGCGCACCATCACGGTAATATCGGATTTGCGCAGTGCATCGGCAAATGCTTCAATACGCTGAGCTGGTGCCGGCTTGAGCGAAGCTCCCATACCGGAAGGATGCATAAACGAAATGGAATGGAATGGAATAAGATTGACTTTACAGGGAATTCTCCTGCTCAATTTCACAAACAACTTGATATCTGCTGCCGTATCATTGAAACCGTCAAAAAGGATATATTCAAAAGTAGGGCGGCGGCGTGTTTTATGATAATAGTACTCCAGCGCTTTCATCAATTCATCTACAGAGAATTTCTTTGTAATCGGCATAAGCTTCGTACGCTTGTCGTTATCCAGCGAGTGAAGTGAGAGCGCAAGTTTTACAGGACGTTCTTCATCTGCAAGCTGGCGAATCTTATCGGCATAACCGGCAGTGGAAATGGTTATGTGCCGCGCACCAATATTCAATCCACGGTCATCGTTTATGATGTCAATGGACTTCATCACGTTATCATAATTGAGCATCGGTTCGCCCATGCCCATATAGACAAGATTAGTAATTCGTTTCTGAGTGGTGCGCTGAACCTGAATCACCTGATCGACAATCTCCCCCGCTGTGAGATTTCGTGTAAAACCCATCGCTCCGGTTGCACAGAACTTGCAGTCTAGCGGGCATCCAACTTGCGTGGAAACGCAGAGCGTGAGCCGCTTCTCTTCCTCTGACGATTTTTTTGTTGCGGGTATTAAAACACTTTCGATCGCTAAATCATCATTCAACTTGAAGAGATATTTTGTTGTGCTATCAGTAGAGATGCTTTGAACTCGCAATTGAAGATTAGAGATATATGAGATTTGAGATAGAACCGTACGAAACTCTTTTGAGATGTCGGTCATTTCATCGAAACTCTGGGCTGCTTTAGCATACAGCCAGCTGTACAACTGTACTGCGCGATATTTCTTTTCACCAAGTTCTTCGACAAACGCTTGAAGCTCGATAAGGTTAAGACCTTTGAGATTTTTCTTTGTCATAGTAAAGTAAAGTTACGGAAAGATGTTAGGGAGAGCAAGGGAATAACTGTATCATGGAGAATAAATTGCGAGAATCATTGGGATCTGCGACTGTGTTCGACATATCAAGGAACTTGCAAAATGAGATATGCGTCAAAAAGGATAAAACGCTTCCTAACTTTACATTAACATTTGATTGATGACTTTACCAACTTCGCATTGGTACTTTTCTCATTTCATCGACATACGTATTGTATGTTCCTTTGTATTATCAATTTATTCCCACGAAGGACTCGCACAAAACTTATCCCTAACACATAATAATCTTCATGATACATTGAAGAATGAATTGATAAAAAATAGCACTCAGAAGCACTATCCTCCTTGGTCTTCACCATTGGATCCATGCAATGATACTTTTCTGAGTAGCATCAATACTTTTATGTCTCCACAAAAAAATGTTCCACTAACGGAGCTTCTACTATTATATCCCGATTTACGAAAAGAGATACTCAAAGAATATATGCGTTCTCAGCTGCGTAATATTGATTCCGTCATGGTATTTCATAGGACACACAGGTATAATTTCACTCCCTCATCTTTTCTTGAAAATGAACTGAAACGAAATATCAATCGATATCG
The nucleotide sequence above comes from Ignavibacteriales bacterium. Encoded proteins:
- a CDS encoding sigma-70 family RNA polymerase sigma factor, yielding MPQAHKKHTPPPSPISTPKALSALEQRRFESRKEDSTLIQQALAGEQNAFRKLRLKYYSPIFKLINRMIRSREEVEDLTQEAFIKAFTSLASFNEEYSFSTWLYKIATNNAIDHVRKRKLQTFSINKPIESEESDYSFELPDTDPEPDQELIATQRKKMLDDAMDSLPAKYRQVILMRHVDEKEYQEIAKTLKLPLGTVKAHIFRARELLYKQLRDKMRHY
- a CDS encoding LiaF-related protein, with amino-acid sequence MKNSMKFLLFLLVGAVCTIAAFARTLENKHREFSPTKEKELRVILDVSFGSISIQRGEHDKIASVDYSEEEDAKQKLYISYDISNETGTLYIKLKESTHFWGDDDDRNGHNRHLDIKLGSTVPISFELELGAGNGDIDLTDLQVKDVKISTGASSVTMKCSKPNPISADDISIESGVSKFTATNLSNLNFRNLKFSGGVGSYKLDFDGKLRQSAEVQIEVGLGSINVYVPTTIAAKLVYDDNWLSSFKLDDDFEKTRSGVYETSDFQDASKRLTIRMESGLGSVRVQRK
- a CDS encoding tetratricopeptide repeat protein, translating into MKRISPVLLLAIFLLLACDVGDRPSTDPTEMYEKSVALISEQSFKQAKPMLEDAIRSFRDLKKNDQLIEALTFLIQTDLNLGEFRAAFSAAEQAAALMRKEGDVHGEVRLALLEGDLYAAMHMNDRAIAHYRVAVASATAFDDRNARAESELKLASILKTSDDLNEALNAYKSVLTLSQASGDRQHLAAALGGIGCIYRMQQRNEEAANSLTQAVSSISQTSNPLLIARLQAELGLLHTAQNSINSALRDFRDAINVLRRARAGKDVQTVLLFQLGHLYEQSSNLSEAKRYYREALELARSQGDRIAENYLSLFLVRCDFNTLPPDQRAQNGEKLRRSYEQLAKKFLECGHIAGEGFLYIQLGKEYERAGEFVKALDYFLKAVTLDQNALAEYSNEELHMPYQNALGMLPSHQDWYGCLGALLIKLQRQNEALKIVEYARTKQLAGTFQNLTISLRSTQVKVRTRNVHEQLHKARMLEAEYTARLASTKHSSDSNDLNALHAELGSAKQTLRKESRQVIDEHANYETLVLPSPIDARILQASIPRGTLAIEFLSTDDLLYIFAVTRSQLIVRTSVIRHDDLLQMMTEYRQLLQDPNVYSGEAGEASMPSMTRFARLSTQMYDILLRPVDDLFEKNLIIVVNSEMDGFPFHAIERQDTKGNVKYVIELTSVDYVPSLASLRYRATSSVRLQDIVAFGNPTGKNWSVDYELRDIRSFFKGARVMVGLETSWDNLKSIKADILQISTEFSQQSAEFPLGNFILSSGLMVEQSTAVPFEKLGELEAIPVIALSNQYGQGIGLSADHALLLRLNGTPDVFLNAWSADRKSAKFFSEYFFTHLANGLAPGDAYRQALLNLIRTREVSHPRSWGQFFHFGVG
- a CDS encoding glycerophosphodiester phosphodiesterase family protein produces the protein MRPFQPKPLPGAPPYVIAHRGISAKAPENTLASFEQAAGVPGIDMIELDVRLTKEEEVIVLHDRTLQRTSTGNGPVRNYSLEEIRKLDAGSWFHPMFAEQRIPTLAEVFQHVGSRLWVDVEIKSDLLYREPSGLLEKKVLDVVHQCGMDDRVMFSSFNHQLLSNIKRMKSSAVTGVLFDFLHDFGRSPSKLAERVGAKVFKCATRELNRHMLNDAHTHGIAVYVYTLNSVQGAQRMLTCRVDGILSNNADDIVSVVKNDNGKR
- a CDS encoding adenylate kinase, producing MKIILFGPPGVGKGTQAKLLVEEFHSAHISTGDLLREAVKNKTALGVKAKSFMDAGNLVPDDVVIGLIEETLTSDEARDNFILDGFPRTLLQARALDVLFEKIGIKLDSVISLEVNNEEIINRLDQRRLCRGCGRIYTIARIGADLKKCPSCGGELYQRDDDKPEPVRRRLEVYQQQTKPLIEYYRETDRLVPINGMDEIGYVHKLILDALYKNRTR
- the rlmN gene encoding 23S rRNA (adenine(2503)-C(2))-methyltransferase RlmN, which codes for MTKKNLKGLNLIELQAFVEELGEKKYRAVQLYSWLYAKAAQSFDEMTDISKEFRTVLSQISYISNLQLRVQSISTDSTTKYLFKLNDDLAIESVLIPATKKSSEEEKRLTLCVSTQVGCPLDCKFCATGAMGFTRNLTAGEIVDQVIQVQRTTQKRITNLVYMGMGEPMLNYDNVMKSIDIINDDRGLNIGARHITISTAGYADKIRQLADEERPVKLALSLHSLDNDKRTKLMPITKKFSVDELMKALEYYYHKTRRRPTFEYILFDGFNDTAADIKLFVKLSRRIPCKVNLIPFHSISFMHPSGMGASLKPAPAQRIEAFADALRKSDITVMVRGSSGQDINAACGQLAVIESKNKPKTPEGLL